The Thermocrinis ruber genome has a window encoding:
- a CDS encoding TIGR01458 family HAD-type hydrolase — MGIKAILLDIDGVLTIRDRVIEGAPRALKELRKNFKIALVTNTTRVPSRIIFERLRNLGFDLEREELFTALKVSREFLVKNKANAYLLVSDMARKEFEGLEEYPIKYVVVADAYTNFNYQNLNTAFRLLLEGAELIAVAPNRYFLDEDGKLSLDAGPFVKALEYASGKTATVIGKPSAEFFGLVLEHLGVKPEEALMVGDNIEFDILGAQKVGMKACLVKTGKFRESDLEKGIKPDLLLESVNELPKALMEVL, encoded by the coding sequence ATGGGCATAAAGGCTATCCTTTTGGACATAGATGGGGTGCTAACCATAAGGGATAGGGTAATAGAGGGGGCCCCGCGGGCCCTCAAAGAACTCAGAAAAAACTTCAAAATAGCCCTCGTCACCAACACGACGAGGGTTCCCTCTCGCATAATTTTTGAAAGGCTGAGAAATCTCGGCTTTGATCTGGAAAGGGAAGAACTCTTTACCGCACTCAAGGTTTCAAGGGAGTTCTTAGTAAAGAACAAAGCCAATGCCTACCTTTTGGTTTCTGACATGGCACGGAAGGAGTTTGAAGGCTTGGAGGAATATCCAATAAAGTATGTGGTTGTTGCAGATGCATACACAAACTTTAACTACCAAAACCTAAACACTGCCTTTAGGCTACTTTTAGAGGGTGCGGAGCTCATAGCGGTTGCTCCAAACAGATATTTTCTGGACGAAGATGGAAAGCTTTCCCTTGATGCGGGACCCTTTGTAAAAGCTCTTGAGTATGCAAGCGGAAAGACTGCCACCGTGATAGGTAAGCCCTCTGCAGAATTCTTCGGATTGGTTTTAGAACACTTAGGAGTTAAACCTGAAGAGGCTTTGATGGTGGGTGATAACATTGAGTTTGATATTTTGGGAGCCCAAAAAGTTGGAATGAAGGCTTGCCTTGTAAAGACTGGGAAATTCAGGGAAAGCGACCTTGAGAAGGGTATAAAGCCAGACCTTCTGCTGGAAAGTGTAAATGAACTACCAAAAGCTTTAATGGAGGTGCTATAG
- a CDS encoding porin has product MKKLALLSLFGSVALAQALELKLEPMGTINVSGALTVYTIHSNNKALNDNKNTRYDVGSTIISLSKSAEPFGFTLIGGAYATPVVGVALSKTSESTDLFSPIPVAYLEYSPMKGLSIQAGKLPTIIGYESAFTYQNNYIQRGLVWNMQPVINNGVRITYSTDLFFVKFGVNDGFYTLSTTDPKPALEASLGLTPIKDGSIALNVILPDKNSRPNDTADPSNKREINLVASYTLDKLSLGADLLYVEAPKSDKANVPEKAKASGVALHVSYDLKPFKLSGRIEYVKDNSDAGGLDLVGLGDGNKGLTFTVTPAYTHGPLFLRGELSYVKADKEFTVNGKKDQTRIGVEVGFMF; this is encoded by the coding sequence ATGAAAAAGTTAGCCCTTCTCAGCCTTTTTGGCTCCGTAGCCCTTGCACAAGCCCTCGAGCTAAAGCTTGAGCCCATGGGTACAATCAACGTTAGCGGTGCCCTAACCGTCTATACCATCCACTCCAACAACAAAGCTTTAAATGACAACAAAAATACCCGCTACGATGTGGGCTCAACCATTATTAGTCTTTCCAAGTCCGCAGAGCCCTTTGGCTTTACCTTGATCGGTGGTGCATACGCAACTCCAGTGGTGGGTGTGGCACTCTCAAAGACTTCCGAATCCACAGACCTGTTCAGCCCAATTCCCGTGGCATACTTGGAATACTCTCCCATGAAAGGACTCTCCATTCAAGCAGGAAAGCTTCCCACCATAATAGGCTATGAGTCCGCCTTTACTTACCAAAACAACTACATCCAAAGGGGTTTGGTTTGGAACATGCAACCCGTAATAAACAACGGCGTTAGGATAACCTACAGCACAGACCTCTTCTTTGTAAAGTTTGGAGTAAACGACGGCTTTTATACTCTCAGCACAACCGACCCAAAACCCGCCCTTGAGGCAAGCCTTGGACTAACTCCCATAAAAGATGGCTCAATAGCCCTTAATGTTATCCTTCCCGATAAAAACTCAAGACCAAATGATACCGCAGATCCTTCCAACAAGAGGGAGATAAACCTGGTAGCTTCCTACACACTGGATAAACTTTCCCTTGGTGCAGACTTGCTCTATGTGGAGGCTCCAAAAAGCGACAAAGCAAATGTTCCAGAAAAGGCAAAGGCAAGCGGTGTAGCACTGCATGTATCTTATGATCTAAAACCCTTTAAGCTCTCTGGTAGGATAGAGTATGTAAAGGACAACTCCGACGCTGGGGGTTTAGATTTAGTGGGTCTTGGCGACGGAAACAAGGGTTTGACCTTTACCGTAACTCCCGCCTACACCCATGGTCCCTTATTCTTGAGGGGTGAGCTCTCTTACGTAAAGGCAGACAAAGAATTTACTGTGAACGGAAAGAAGGATCAAACGCGTATAGGTGTGGAAGTTGGGTTTATGTTTTAA
- a CDS encoding ammonium transporter — protein MRRVASIIPLLLSSLAFAEGQAPKLDTGDTAWMLTSTALVMLMSLPGLAIFYGGLAKAKDTLNTIAMVFTAYAIASVVWVIYGYTLAFGTDIGGIIGSPEKLFLSGVDVKSLQGTIPELLFVAFQGTFAAITLALISGSYIERMKFSAWLLFSILWVSFVYVPVAHWVWGNGFLAKLGALDFAGGTVVHINAGIAGLVGALILGRRKDTALIPSNLPMVVIGTGLLWFGWFGFNAGSAVASNALASAALLNTNIATAVAALSWMFVEWLHAKKPTVLGLASGAIAGLVAITPAAGFVNVIGAIIIGLVAGVVPYFAVAVLKHKLGYDDALDVFGIHGVAGIIGAVLTGVFADPSINEAGKGLLYGNPGQVLIQILSVVVTIVYDAIATIVILIVAKALTGLRVSPEEEIAGLDNSQHREKAYNL, from the coding sequence ATGCGTCGCGTAGCAAGTATTATACCACTATTGCTTTCAAGCTTAGCCTTTGCAGAAGGGCAAGCCCCCAAGTTAGACACGGGGGACACCGCTTGGATGCTTACATCTACAGCCTTAGTTATGCTCATGAGCCTGCCCGGTCTTGCCATCTTCTACGGCGGATTGGCGAAGGCAAAGGACACCCTAAACACTATAGCCATGGTCTTTACCGCTTATGCCATTGCTTCCGTGGTGTGGGTAATCTACGGATACACCTTAGCCTTTGGCACGGACATTGGAGGAATAATAGGTAGCCCTGAAAAGCTCTTTCTAAGCGGTGTTGATGTTAAAAGCCTTCAGGGTACAATTCCCGAGCTTCTGTTCGTAGCCTTTCAAGGAACCTTTGCGGCGATAACCCTTGCCCTCATAAGCGGTTCCTACATAGAGAGAATGAAGTTTTCCGCATGGCTACTTTTCAGCATCCTTTGGGTGAGCTTTGTGTATGTGCCCGTAGCCCACTGGGTATGGGGTAATGGCTTTTTGGCAAAGCTGGGTGCCTTGGACTTTGCGGGTGGCACTGTGGTGCACATAAACGCAGGTATTGCGGGCTTGGTGGGTGCCTTGATATTGGGTAGGCGTAAGGATACTGCCCTCATTCCCAGCAACCTTCCCATGGTTGTTATAGGTACTGGGCTTTTGTGGTTTGGATGGTTTGGCTTTAACGCAGGCTCCGCGGTAGCTTCAAATGCTCTGGCATCGGCGGCTCTTCTGAACACCAACATTGCCACAGCGGTTGCAGCCCTATCTTGGATGTTTGTGGAATGGCTCCACGCCAAAAAGCCCACCGTCCTTGGTCTTGCGTCTGGTGCCATAGCTGGGCTTGTAGCCATAACTCCAGCAGCGGGCTTTGTGAACGTGATAGGTGCCATCATCATAGGCTTGGTGGCTGGCGTTGTGCCCTACTTTGCGGTGGCAGTGCTAAAGCACAAGCTTGGCTATGACGACGCCCTTGATGTGTTCGGCATTCACGGAGTGGCGGGAATAATCGGTGCAGTCCTTACCGGTGTTTTTGCGGACCCTTCCATCAACGAAGCGGGCAAAGGTCTTCTTTATGGAAACCCAGGGCAAGTTTTGATCCAAATCTTGTCAGTTGTAGTAACTATAGTCTACGATGCCATAGCCACCATTGTGATCCTCATCGTGGCAAAAGCCCTCACAGGTCTGAGGGTAAGCCCTGAAGAGGAAATAGCTGGGCTAGACAACTCCCAGCACCGTGAAAAGGCTTACAACCTTTAA
- the glnA gene encoding type I glutamate--ammonia ligase encodes MPKYSPEEVLSLIEQEGVQYVDLRFSDLFGQWQHLTIPAYELSLSTFEEGRGFDGSSIRGWQSIHESDMLAIPDPTTAFIDPFMEPKTLVMICDIYDPITRERYGRDTRYVAQKAEQYLRQTGIGDTAYYGPEAEFFIFDSVEFGTSANYAFWKVDSEEGWWNREITSSGYKIPHKRGYFPVPPLDKTHALRSEMVSILSQLGIVVELHHHEVATAGQGEIDIRYDSLVNQADKLFIYKYVVRMVAHKYGKFATFLPKVLPNDNGNGMHTHFSIWKDGQNLFAGSEYAGVSEICLYAIGGILKHGPALTAFTNPTINSYHRLVPGFEAPVRLAYSARNRSAAIRIPTYSQSPKAKRIEIRFPDPTCNPYLAFSAILMAAIDGIENRIHPGEPFDKDIYSLPPEELKDIPQLPGSLEESLKALENDFEFLLKGGVFTEDLIQTWIEAKRKEIDEIRFIPHPKEFELYFDI; translated from the coding sequence ATGCCAAAGTATTCACCGGAGGAGGTGCTGAGCCTCATTGAGCAGGAAGGGGTCCAGTATGTGGACCTCCGATTCTCTGACCTTTTTGGTCAGTGGCAACACCTTACCATCCCAGCCTACGAGCTGTCTCTCTCTACCTTTGAAGAGGGTAGAGGCTTTGATGGCTCCTCCATAAGGGGTTGGCAGTCTATACACGAGTCGGACATGCTAGCCATTCCCGACCCAACCACTGCCTTCATAGACCCCTTCATGGAGCCAAAAACCCTTGTGATGATATGCGACATTTACGATCCTATCACCAGGGAGCGTTATGGCAGAGACACCCGTTATGTAGCCCAAAAGGCAGAGCAGTACTTGAGACAAACGGGCATAGGAGACACCGCCTACTATGGACCTGAGGCGGAGTTTTTCATCTTTGACTCGGTGGAGTTTGGCACTTCCGCCAACTACGCCTTCTGGAAGGTGGACTCAGAGGAAGGATGGTGGAATAGGGAGATTACTTCTTCTGGCTACAAGATACCTCACAAGAGGGGCTACTTCCCAGTGCCACCTTTGGATAAGACCCACGCACTCCGTAGCGAGATGGTATCCATTTTGTCCCAGCTCGGTATTGTGGTAGAACTTCACCACCATGAGGTTGCCACTGCCGGGCAAGGAGAGATAGACATACGCTACGATTCTCTGGTAAATCAGGCGGACAAGCTGTTCATCTACAAATATGTGGTTAGAATGGTGGCTCACAAGTATGGTAAGTTTGCTACCTTCTTGCCCAAGGTTCTTCCCAACGACAACGGAAATGGTATGCACACCCACTTCTCCATATGGAAGGATGGGCAAAACCTCTTTGCGGGCTCCGAGTATGCGGGCGTCTCTGAGATATGCCTTTATGCCATAGGCGGTATTCTAAAACATGGACCTGCACTGACCGCCTTCACCAACCCCACCATAAACTCTTACCACAGGCTTGTGCCCGGTTTTGAGGCACCTGTAAGGCTCGCCTACTCTGCAAGGAACCGCTCTGCTGCAATAAGAATACCCACCTACTCCCAATCTCCCAAGGCAAAGAGAATTGAGATCAGGTTCCCAGACCCAACCTGCAACCCATACTTGGCTTTCTCCGCCATACTGATGGCTGCAATAGACGGAATAGAGAACAGAATCCATCCCGGAGAGCCCTTTGACAAGGACATATACTCACTGCCTCCGGAAGAGCTAAAGGACATACCCCAACTGCCCGGCTCCTTGGAGGAATCCCTAAAAGCCCTCGAGAACGATTTTGAGTTCCTTCTGAAAGGTGGTGTCTTCACCGAGGATCTAATCCAAACTTGGATAGAAGCCAAGAGAAAGGAAATAGACGAGATAAGGTTCATACCTCACCCCAAGGAGTTTGAACTTTACTTTGACATTTAA
- a CDS encoding P-II family nitrogen regulator → MKKIEAIIKPFKLDEVKDALVEIGIGGMTVTEVRGFGQQKGHTEIYRGTEYVIDFLPKVKIEVVVKDEDVEKVIETIMKTAQTGRVGDGKIFVIPVEEVVRIRTGERGEQAI, encoded by the coding sequence ATGAAAAAGATAGAAGCGATCATCAAGCCCTTTAAGTTGGATGAGGTAAAAGATGCCTTGGTGGAGATAGGCATAGGGGGTATGACCGTCACGGAAGTTAGAGGTTTTGGTCAGCAGAAGGGACACACTGAAATTTACAGAGGCACCGAGTACGTTATTGACTTTTTGCCCAAGGTCAAGATTGAGGTGGTGGTAAAGGATGAAGATGTGGAGAAGGTAATAGAGACTATAATGAAAACAGCCCAGACAGGAAGGGTGGGAGACGGCAAGATTTTTGTCATTCCTGTAGAAGAGGTGGTCCGAATAAGGACAGGAGAAAGAGGTGAGCAAGCTATATAA
- a CDS encoding ZIP family metal transporter, whose amino-acid sequence MEIWLGSLLLVIGTAVGSFMVLFFRGTALSSLNVSLSFAGGVMLTASFTSLILPAVEKGGFFKTALGVTIGFGVMALVERLFPHEHPTMGQEGILPLKMKKLTLIVVGITIHNIPEGLSVGIATAYSGKDGLATALAISLQDIPEGLVVSLPIYALGGGMITALAVGFLSGAIEGLFSLLGFVFMKVFEGSLPVGMGFGGGAMLYITVKEVFPEAYSEGRTFATTLGFLVGVLLMLFLDTVSF is encoded by the coding sequence ATGGAAATTTGGCTGGGTTCTTTGCTTTTGGTAATAGGCACTGCTGTAGGCAGTTTTATGGTTTTGTTCTTCAGAGGAACAGCCCTCTCATCCCTGAACGTTAGCCTGTCCTTTGCGGGTGGTGTGATGCTAACCGCCAGTTTTACAAGTCTTATACTGCCCGCAGTGGAAAAGGGTGGCTTTTTCAAAACCGCCTTGGGTGTAACCATCGGCTTTGGAGTTATGGCTCTTGTGGAGAGGCTCTTTCCTCACGAACACCCTACTATGGGACAGGAGGGTATACTGCCTTTGAAGATGAAAAAGCTAACATTGATCGTGGTGGGAATAACCATTCACAACATCCCAGAAGGTCTCAGTGTAGGTATAGCTACCGCATACTCAGGTAAGGATGGACTAGCAACCGCACTGGCTATATCCCTTCAGGATATACCTGAGGGCTTGGTGGTTAGCCTGCCTATATATGCCTTAGGGGGAGGAATGATAACTGCTTTGGCGGTTGGTTTTTTGAGCGGTGCGATAGAGGGGCTTTTTTCCCTCCTTGGCTTCGTTTTCATGAAGGTCTTTGAAGGTTCCCTGCCAGTGGGTATGGGCTTTGGAGGGGGTGCCATGCTTTACATAACCGTTAAGGAAGTTTTCCCGGAAGCTTACTCGGAAGGTAGAACCTTTGCCACCACCCTTGGCTTTTTGGTGGGAGTTCTTCTTATGCTCTTTCTTGATACAGTTAGCTTTTAG
- the pyrE gene encoding orotate phosphoribosyltransferase: protein MSADNRLKELILSRALKVAEEPIFKLSSGKLSRYYIDLKQVTLDPEGAYLVGKLMYELVRQFGVQGVGGLTLGADPIAYAVAFVSYLDGNPIKPFVVRKEPKGHGTGKQVEGLLSAGERVAVVEDVITTGSSSLKAVQACRREGLEVVGVFAVVDREEGAQENLSKEGVELYSLFKLSQLI from the coding sequence ATGTCAGCGGATAATAGGTTAAAGGAGCTCATACTCAGCAGAGCCCTAAAGGTGGCAGAGGAGCCCATCTTTAAGCTCTCTTCCGGGAAACTCAGTAGGTACTACATAGACCTAAAGCAGGTTACCCTTGACCCGGAGGGAGCCTATTTGGTGGGCAAGCTCATGTATGAATTGGTCAGGCAGTTTGGCGTTCAAGGAGTAGGTGGGCTCACGCTTGGCGCAGACCCCATAGCCTACGCGGTAGCCTTTGTATCCTATTTGGACGGAAATCCTATAAAGCCCTTTGTAGTCAGAAAGGAGCCAAAGGGACACGGCACAGGAAAGCAGGTGGAGGGACTCCTGAGTGCAGGGGAAAGGGTGGCGGTGGTGGAGGACGTGATTACCACCGGTAGTTCCTCCTTAAAGGCAGTGCAGGCTTGCAGAAGGGAGGGCTTGGAGGTGGTGGGCGTTTTTGCGGTGGTGGATAGAGAGGAGGGGGCTCAAGAAAACTTGAGTAAAGAGGGTGTTGAGCTTTATTCTCTTTTTAAGCTCTCCCAGTTGATTTGA
- the leuD gene encoding 3-isopropylmalate dehydratase small subunit: MRFRGKVWKFGDNVDTDQIIPARYLNTSDPYELAQHVMEDSEHPNFAKEHQPGDIIVAGRNFGSGSSREHAPIAIKYAGVPVVVAKSFARIFFRNAINIGLPIVEAPEAVDEINHGDELEVDLDSGIIRNLTTGKEYKATKFPEELQAILRAGGLMEYAKAKLSKNVSG, translated from the coding sequence ATGCGCTTTAGAGGAAAGGTTTGGAAGTTTGGAGATAATGTGGACACAGACCAGATCATACCTGCCCGCTATTTGAACACCTCGGACCCTTATGAATTGGCACAGCATGTTATGGAGGATTCAGAACACCCCAACTTTGCCAAGGAACATCAGCCGGGAGACATAATAGTGGCGGGTAGGAACTTTGGCAGTGGCTCTTCAAGGGAGCATGCGCCCATCGCCATAAAGTATGCGGGGGTTCCTGTAGTGGTTGCCAAGTCTTTTGCGAGGATCTTCTTCAGAAATGCCATAAACATAGGGCTTCCTATTGTGGAGGCACCAGAGGCGGTGGATGAGATAAATCACGGTGATGAGCTGGAGGTGGATTTGGACAGTGGCATAATAAGAAACCTTACCACGGGCAAAGAGTACAAAGCTACCAAGTTCCCAGAGGAGCTTCAGGCAATCCTGCGGGCTGGTGGGCTTATGGAGTATGCAAAAGCAAAACTGAGCAAAAATGTCAGCGGATAA
- a CDS encoding IS200/IS605 family accessory protein TnpB-related protein, whose product MFVSLQFKLELKREDKEKLIKLMRKQSSAIRVAYNMLKELEKKKTRNPHAQIYQRLRQLFPELPTKYIDSAIYKAKQYSTDKPVVFGGKRLFEKLCKNHLTGKAREKLKKQWKEQRQGTLVSIGSKSDRGNRLMRFEELNGQLCLRITTGNREFIYAKVLREPSNSKDKWLTFMAMLLESWQIPSYFPYTVELKLRNGEVYGSVSFEIPTPEVRYTKENGVIAIDINASPIHLAVAEVSKTGELLSYQTISLHHLLGLSQNSKDHQEWILAHQMVNLAIEKGKAIAVENLKKLRKGKRGDGKAKLRKILHNWNAKKFLQKLKRVAMIKGVEVIEVNPAYTSVIGMLKYAPQLNIDKDIAGAYVIGRRALGFKEDMPENYEKLLKDKTYLEFALKRYEEKEKELRELLEEETNQYKRNALESELRSVEYAKELLTNLIQSLQSEPSSCEGAYGRNPEQGRVAKTTLQSAWQVLKVALLFPILGKVLPRDLSPLKPLLVEGVWDRVRSRLVPLEAGGTVPIRDF is encoded by the coding sequence ATGTTTGTTAGCCTACAGTTCAAGCTTGAACTGAAAAGGGAAGACAAAGAAAAACTCATAAAGCTTATGCGTAAGCAATCCTCTGCCATTCGTGTAGCATACAACATGCTAAAAGAGCTGGAGAAAAAGAAAACAAGAAACCCACACGCCCAAATATACCAAAGACTAAGACAGCTATTCCCTGAATTACCAACAAAATACATTGATTCAGCTATTTACAAGGCTAAGCAATATTCTACCGATAAACCGGTGGTATTTGGAGGCAAAAGGCTTTTTGAAAAACTCTGCAAAAATCACCTTACAGGAAAAGCAAGAGAAAAACTTAAAAAGCAATGGAAAGAACAAAGGCAGGGAACACTTGTAAGCATTGGGTCAAAATCAGACAGAGGAAACAGACTAATGAGATTTGAAGAACTAAACGGACAGCTTTGCCTTAGAATTACCACAGGAAACAGAGAGTTTATTTATGCCAAAGTGTTAAGAGAGCCAAGCAATAGTAAAGACAAGTGGCTCACTTTTATGGCTATGCTTTTAGAAAGTTGGCAAATTCCAAGCTATTTCCCTTATACAGTGGAATTAAAGCTAAGAAATGGAGAAGTTTATGGAAGCGTATCCTTTGAAATTCCAACACCTGAAGTTAGATACACCAAAGAGAACGGAGTAATAGCCATAGACATTAACGCATCACCCATACACTTAGCGGTAGCAGAAGTCTCAAAAACTGGAGAGCTATTAAGCTATCAAACCATCAGCCTACACCACCTTTTAGGGCTTTCTCAAAACAGCAAAGACCACCAAGAGTGGATATTAGCCCATCAAATGGTGAATTTAGCTATTGAGAAAGGTAAAGCTATAGCCGTAGAGAATTTGAAAAAGCTTAGGAAGGGAAAGCGTGGAGATGGGAAAGCCAAGCTAAGAAAAATACTTCACAACTGGAACGCCAAAAAATTCTTGCAAAAGCTAAAGAGGGTAGCAATGATAAAGGGAGTGGAGGTGATAGAGGTAAACCCTGCCTACACCTCAGTTATAGGCATGCTAAAGTATGCACCACAGTTGAACATAGATAAAGACATAGCTGGAGCTTATGTGATAGGAAGAAGAGCACTGGGATTTAAAGAGGACATGCCTGAGAATTACGAGAAACTTTTGAAAGACAAAACATATCTGGAGTTTGCACTGAAAAGGTATGAAGAGAAAGAAAAGGAACTCAGGGAACTTTTAGAGGAAGAAACAAACCAATATAAGAGGAATGCCTTAGAAAGCGAACTAAGGAGTGTAGAGTATGCAAAGGAGCTATTAACCAATCTCATACAAAGCCTTCAGAGTGAACCAAGCTCCTGCGAGGGAGCCTATGGAAGGAATCCCGAGCAGGGAAGGGTGGCAAAAACTACCCTTCAAAGTGCTTGGCAAGTTCTGAAGGTAGCCCTCCTCTTCCCTATCCTTGGAAAGGTCTTACCAAGAGACCTTTCTCCTCTGAAGCCATTGTTGGTGGAAGGGGTGTGGGATAGGGTGAGGAGTAGGTTAGTTCCCTTAGAGGCTGGGGGGACGGTCCCGATAAGGGATTTTTAG
- the dnaN gene encoding DNA polymerase III subunit beta, with product MRLFVDRVELEDVLTKAKSATEKKSALPVLNNFKLLAEEDRLIIYATDLENFLVLNLPARVESPGETSVNADKLTSIIKNLSSAEVYMELEEDKLIIKGGKSQFKLVCGDPSEFPEFPEVVCKGDIPSSLLLKGISKVDYAISKEDTRYALQGMYVGSKEGRLHFVGSDGHRLALYMPEGVSFDEELLLARKSLKVLEKLLKDAIGSVEVGKDENFAHVKGENWSLSVRLLEGEYPDYMAVIPTDYTINVLLDRSEFENALKRLSAIASAKAFPVKLSFSSEVILMEISEPEFGEGKDEVEILESLSAIEPMDIGFNGKYLLEALGEFDFDRVYLKAIDADSPVILESANLEKDPYLCVIMPMRL from the coding sequence ATGCGTCTGTTTGTGGATAGGGTGGAGCTGGAGGATGTGCTTACAAAGGCAAAATCTGCTACAGAAAAGAAGTCAGCCCTTCCTGTTCTAAACAACTTTAAGCTGTTAGCGGAAGAAGATCGGCTTATCATTTACGCCACAGACCTGGAGAACTTCTTGGTTTTAAACCTACCCGCAAGGGTGGAATCTCCCGGAGAGACCTCTGTCAACGCAGACAAGCTGACATCCATAATAAAGAATCTGTCCTCCGCCGAAGTATATATGGAGCTGGAAGAGGATAAACTGATTATCAAAGGAGGAAAGAGCCAGTTTAAGCTGGTTTGTGGCGACCCTTCCGAGTTTCCTGAATTTCCCGAGGTTGTGTGCAAAGGTGATATTCCGAGCAGTTTGCTTTTAAAGGGGATATCCAAGGTAGATTATGCAATATCCAAAGAGGACACGAGGTATGCCCTTCAGGGCATGTATGTGGGAAGTAAAGAAGGCAGGCTTCACTTTGTGGGTTCTGATGGACACAGGCTTGCCCTCTATATGCCCGAGGGTGTTTCCTTTGACGAGGAGCTTTTGCTTGCCCGTAAGAGCCTAAAGGTCTTAGAAAAGCTTTTAAAAGACGCCATAGGTTCTGTGGAAGTGGGCAAAGACGAGAATTTTGCCCATGTGAAGGGAGAAAACTGGTCCCTCTCTGTTAGGCTTTTGGAGGGAGAATACCCTGACTATATGGCGGTTATCCCTACCGACTACACGATAAATGTGCTACTTGATAGGTCTGAGTTTGAAAATGCCCTAAAAAGACTTTCTGCAATAGCATCAGCCAAAGCCTTTCCTGTGAAGCTTTCGTTCTCCTCTGAGGTCATTTTGATGGAGATATCGGAGCCTGAGTTTGGTGAAGGCAAGGATGAGGTGGAAATACTGGAGAGCCTTTCCGCCATTGAGCCTATGGACATAGGTTTTAACGGAAAGTATCTTTTAGAAGCCCTTGGAGAGTTTGACTTTGACAGGGTATATCTAAAGGCAATAGATGCAGACAGCCCTGTGATACTTGAAAGCGCAAACTTGGAAAAGGATCCCTATCTCTGCGTAATCATGCCAATGAGGCTCTAA